A genomic stretch from Deltaproteobacteria bacterium includes:
- a CDS encoding sodium-dependent bicarbonate transport family permease, whose protein sequence is MSHFASFDLIILFFLLGVFASWVKSDLEVPESASKFLSIYLLLSLGLKGGHEVQHAGDLTSVAASVGLGVLSCLLIPIAMFLMFKKKFGAANAAGLAAAYGSVSAVTFVTAQSILQNEQIVFSGYMVAVMALMEIPAILIAVFLYKRNSSDGAASSLGILKYLASTKSVILLAGGFAIGLVINARSWNGISPVVEGLFKGSLAFFLLDLGVVAQKQLKEALRYKLISLGIGFLLPIAFGTVSLVAAKAIGMSRGDAVLLAVLAGSASYIAAPTAIRSSITDANPGLYLALPLALTFPFNLLFGISFYMELSLLL, encoded by the coding sequence TTGAGTCACTTTGCAAGTTTTGACCTCATTATTCTTTTCTTCCTTCTTGGTGTGTTCGCCTCGTGGGTCAAATCCGATTTAGAAGTTCCTGAATCGGCGTCGAAATTTCTTTCGATTTATCTTCTGTTATCATTGGGGCTAAAGGGCGGACACGAAGTTCAACACGCAGGTGATCTGACGAGTGTTGCGGCCTCGGTTGGCCTAGGCGTCCTCAGCTGTCTTTTGATACCGATTGCTATGTTTCTGATGTTTAAGAAAAAGTTCGGTGCGGCAAACGCAGCGGGGCTTGCGGCGGCTTATGGTTCTGTCAGTGCGGTGACGTTTGTTACTGCACAAAGTATTCTACAAAATGAGCAAATAGTTTTTAGTGGCTATATGGTCGCGGTCATGGCGCTGATGGAAATTCCAGCGATTTTAATTGCCGTCTTTCTCTATAAAAGAAACTCGTCCGACGGAGCGGCAAGCAGTCTTGGGATTCTAAAGTATTTGGCGTCGACAAAATCTGTGATTTTGTTGGCCGGCGGATTTGCCATCGGCCTCGTCATCAACGCTCGTTCGTGGAACGGAATTTCGCCGGTTGTTGAAGGCCTATTCAAAGGATCGTTGGCATTTTTCCTTTTGGATCTTGGCGTGGTTGCACAAAAGCAGCTGAAAGAAGCACTCAGATACAAATTGATTTCACTGGGAATTGGATTTTTGCTCCCAATCGCCTTCGGTACAGTTTCGCTGGTGGCTGCGAAAGCCATTGGCATGTCCCGCGGCGATGCAGTACTGCTTGCGGTTTTGGCAGGAAGCGCTTCGTACATTGCGGCTCCAACTGCGATCCGATCTTCTATCACCGACGCCAATCCTGGCCTTTATCTAGCTCTGCCGCTGGCGCTGACTTTTCCGTTCAATCTCTTGTTCGGCATTTCATTTTATATGGAACTTAGTCTACTTCTCTGA
- a CDS encoding HPF/RaiA family ribosome-associated protein — MTTIKFKNLDASELAREAVTERMDSLMDKFPDLKSCRIVTLLEMENSPHKPGPDLFTVKMQVVNGRYRGVAIKKSDGNMYVALAFVIENLLERLNRFGDRARVKNRKQARSAVNNLTGSELKIDG; from the coding sequence ATGACGACAATCAAATTTAAAAACCTAGATGCCTCGGAGTTAGCTCGAGAGGCCGTCACCGAACGCATGGATTCTTTGATGGACAAGTTCCCGGATTTGAAGTCATGTCGGATTGTGACACTTTTGGAAATGGAAAACTCACCTCATAAACCGGGACCTGACTTGTTTACGGTGAAGATGCAGGTTGTGAATGGCCGGTACCGCGGAGTTGCTATCAAAAAATCAGATGGTAACATGTATGTGGCCCTTGCATTCGTAATCGAAAATCTCTTAGAGCGATTGAACCGATTCGGCGATCGAGCACGCGTAAAAAATCGAAAACAAGCAAGAAGTGCTGTTAACAATCTAACAGGATCTGAACTGAAGATCGATGGATAG
- a CDS encoding ion transporter, whose protein sequence is MRKVNFIERVRSIASSDRFNKLVIAMILLSAVLLGLETDAQIMQKYGSQLKSLDQFVISFFIFEISLKILSFGRRPLLYFKDPWNVIDLFIVIGCLIPTGSNAMAIFRLVRVLRVLRLITALPKLQTIVSALLKSIPSMSYVVVILGIHFYMFGVLGTFLFAENDPVHFGGLGSTFLTLFQTLTLEGWADLMRIQIYGCAEFGYENFPGQCTNSVAQPISAVLYFITFIVMGTMIILNLLIGVVVNGMAESQEEMEGGAGVSDAALKSLSNEIRVLREEMAGFRKLSGPAKE, encoded by the coding sequence ATGAGAAAAGTGAATTTCATTGAACGCGTGAGATCGATTGCCTCCAGCGATCGCTTTAATAAGCTAGTGATTGCCATGATTTTACTTTCTGCCGTTTTGCTTGGGCTAGAAACCGATGCCCAAATTATGCAGAAATATGGAAGCCAGTTGAAATCGCTCGATCAATTTGTGATTTCATTTTTTATTTTTGAAATTTCCCTCAAGATCCTTTCGTTCGGTAGACGACCACTTCTCTACTTTAAGGATCCTTGGAATGTCATTGACCTATTCATCGTGATTGGATGCTTGATACCAACTGGTTCAAATGCGATGGCGATATTTAGATTGGTTCGAGTATTGCGGGTGCTCCGTCTGATTACGGCACTACCTAAACTCCAGACTATTGTGTCGGCTTTATTGAAAAGCATTCCGTCAATGTCCTACGTGGTCGTCATTTTGGGAATCCACTTCTATATGTTTGGTGTTCTCGGAACTTTTCTATTTGCTGAAAACGATCCCGTCCACTTTGGCGGCCTAGGGAGTACGTTTCTTACTTTGTTCCAGACGCTTACGCTTGAGGGCTGGGCGGATTTAATGCGAATCCAAATTTACGGTTGCGCAGAATTTGGCTATGAAAACTTCCCTGGACAGTGCACGAACTCTGTCGCGCAGCCTATTTCGGCTGTTCTTTACTTCATCACGTTTATTGTAATGGGAACGATGATTATCCTAAATTTGCTTATTGGGGTCGTTGTCAATGGAATGGCAGAGTCCCAGGAAGAGATGGAGGGCGGAGCCGGTGTTTCGGACGCGGCACTTAAATCGCTTTCGAATGAGATCCGCGTTTTGAGAGAAGAAATGGCTGGATTTAGGAAATTATCTGGACCGGCAAAAGAGTAA
- a CDS encoding TerC family protein, with the protein MILFPFYDYWWFYAGFTAFVLALLALDLGVFHKKAHEVSFKEASIWTTIWISLAFVFNYLFYIYAQHRFSTHERYTSLPDFDPDAQAKTTALEFLTGFVVEKSLAIDNIFVFAVVFAYFGIPKIYQHRILFWGILGALVFRALFIAMGSILMQYQWVVLFFGALLILTGFKMFFAGTKPQELENNFLVRQLKKVFRVHPQIEGDKFFIKKDGLTYVTPLFLALIFLELSDIIFAVDSVPAIFALTKEPLIVFTSNIFAILGLRSMYFMLAGVMDRFAYIKYGLASVLVFVGLKMVWLNEAFGGKFPIKWSLGIIAFLIGSSIVASILIDRRRQKLLAS; encoded by the coding sequence ATGATACTTTTCCCGTTTTATGATTACTGGTGGTTTTACGCAGGCTTTACGGCTTTCGTACTTGCGCTGCTGGCCCTCGATTTAGGTGTCTTTCACAAAAAGGCGCATGAGGTTAGTTTCAAAGAGGCTTCGATCTGGACGACGATATGGATCAGCTTGGCCTTCGTGTTCAACTATCTCTTCTACATATATGCGCAGCATAGATTCTCAACCCACGAACGATATACATCGCTTCCCGACTTCGACCCTGATGCGCAGGCCAAGACAACCGCCCTCGAATTTTTAACTGGCTTTGTGGTCGAGAAATCTTTAGCCATCGATAACATCTTCGTCTTCGCGGTCGTATTTGCGTACTTCGGAATTCCAAAAATTTACCAACACCGCATACTCTTCTGGGGAATCCTAGGAGCATTGGTGTTTCGGGCCTTATTTATTGCGATGGGTTCGATACTTATGCAGTATCAATGGGTTGTATTGTTCTTCGGGGCCCTCCTGATATTGACGGGTTTCAAAATGTTCTTTGCGGGCACGAAGCCGCAGGAACTTGAAAACAACTTCCTAGTCCGACAATTGAAAAAAGTATTTCGAGTTCATCCTCAAATCGAGGGCGACAAATTCTTTATTAAGAAAGACGGACTCACTTACGTAACGCCGCTCTTTCTAGCGCTCATTTTTCTCGAGCTTAGCGACATCATCTTTGCAGTTGATTCCGTTCCAGCTATTTTTGCGCTCACGAAAGAGCCCTTGATTGTTTTCACTTCCAATATCTTTGCGATTTTGGGCCTTCGGTCCATGTACTTCATGTTAGCTGGTGTGATGGACCGGTTTGCATACATTAAGTATGGCCTGGCCTCGGTTCTCGTTTTCGTCGGTCTTAAAATGGTATGGCTCAACGAAGCCTTTGGTGGAAAATTTCCCATCAAGTGGTCACTCGGGATTATCGCATTCTTGATTGGTTCTTCCATCGTTGCTTCGATCTTGATCGATCGCAGAAGACAAAAGCTTTTGGCTTCTTAA
- a CDS encoding LysR family transcriptional regulator, translating into MTPWINYHHLFYFKTIAEEGTVSKAAEKLRVGQPTLSAQLKQFEDTLGVQLFDRQHKKLALTEQGKVALDYSKGIFRMGSEMYEVLHDRFKPLKPSLHLGALDSVPKQIILQLVKHAYRISPCQITLSEGKPDELLRELVSHRMDLMVTNFLPTGTDAKGLYPKSITKKNVAFYGAPKFKSLRRGFPTSVSGQPMILPTYDSRLRQDLDHWVKLNKIELNIICESQDISLKKLMAINELGLIPTATHTATGQVLRGELVEIGQLQGVHEELYLISAQRRIENPIAAKLKDSFIV; encoded by the coding sequence ATGACCCCATGGATCAACTACCACCACCTTTTCTATTTTAAAACGATCGCCGAGGAAGGTACCGTATCGAAGGCTGCGGAAAAACTTCGCGTGGGTCAGCCGACTTTGTCTGCGCAACTAAAGCAGTTTGAAGATACGCTCGGTGTTCAGCTTTTCGATCGGCAACATAAAAAACTCGCGCTCACAGAACAAGGCAAGGTGGCTCTCGATTACTCAAAAGGCATCTTTCGTATGGGCTCCGAGATGTACGAGGTACTTCACGACAGGTTCAAACCATTGAAGCCGTCGCTTCATTTAGGCGCGCTTGATAGTGTTCCAAAGCAAATTATTCTTCAGCTCGTCAAGCATGCATATCGAATCTCGCCCTGCCAAATCACTTTGTCAGAGGGTAAGCCTGACGAGCTTTTGCGCGAGCTCGTCTCTCACCGAATGGACCTCATGGTCACTAATTTCCTTCCCACAGGGACGGACGCCAAAGGTCTGTATCCGAAGTCCATTACTAAGAAGAATGTCGCCTTCTACGGCGCGCCAAAATTCAAGTCGTTGAGAAGAGGATTTCCAACTTCAGTTTCTGGACAGCCGATGATTCTTCCGACTTATGACAGCAGGTTACGACAAGACCTCGACCATTGGGTAAAACTGAACAAGATTGAACTCAACATCATCTGCGAGAGCCAAGACATCTCCCTGAAGAAACTTATGGCGATCAATGAGCTCGGGCTAATCCCCACAGCTACGCACACCGCGACCGGACAAGTCCTAAGAGGCGAGCTTGTTGAAATTGGCCAGCTTCAGGGCGTTCACGAAGAACTCTATTTAATATCCGCCCAGAGAAGAATCGAAAATCCAATTGCCGCAAAGCTGAAGGATTCCTTTATAGTATAG
- a CDS encoding HPF/RaiA family ribosome-associated protein, with product MLHVKFKNLDKSEMIDSATRQRLESLVDKFPDLSASKILVTLEMENSPFQAGPDFFKVKLHIARGRYDGIIIEKSDASIYVALAEVVDHMLEKLNRFGDRQRVQQRSKARRIARALGQISGRYDQKTG from the coding sequence ATGCTGCATGTAAAGTTTAAAAATTTAGATAAATCAGAGATGATAGATTCAGCCACTCGGCAAAGGCTTGAATCACTCGTTGACAAGTTTCCTGATTTGTCTGCCAGCAAAATTCTAGTCACGCTAGAGATGGAAAATTCTCCGTTCCAAGCAGGTCCGGACTTTTTCAAAGTTAAACTACACATAGCACGAGGACGTTATGACGGAATCATCATTGAGAAATCCGACGCGAGCATCTATGTAGCGCTCGCCGAAGTGGTGGACCATATGCTCGAAAAGTTGAACCGCTTTGGCGACCGACAGCGAGTTCAACAAAGAAGTAAAGCTCGCAGAATTGCGCGAGCCTTAGGGCAAATTTCTGGAAGATATGATCAAAAAACTGGGTAG